A stretch of DNA from Ricinus communis isolate WT05 ecotype wild-type chromosome 4, ASM1957865v1, whole genome shotgun sequence:
CGCAACAGCAAGTACAGACACCCGCTTCAGGAGAAAGTCAATTTGAATCTCGAAGTGAACCTCAAGGTTAGCCATTCTTCACCCCGTCTCTCTCCGTTTGTCACCCCTATTCCCTCACTATTTTGACCTTAAAATGGGTTGGTATCAGTTACTATTAGAGAAACTGCTGGTGCAAAGCCGCCTCCACAAAAACCagaaaatgaagaataagACTTCTCAGGAAAGGTATTAATACGAACCACAGCAGCTTCAAAGCCTAAAGTGAATCAGTTGACATAAGCCTCAAGAAAGAGGGAAGTGGagctttttctcttctttttcctctaatctctctttctttcttttttttaatttttggcgGGGTTTGAGAAGATTGGAGTGAACTTTGGAAAGGGCAAAACGATGAGTTGGGTTTCTTGGATTGTctgtaaaatataattttgtatcAGTGCCGATGCTGGTAATGGTAAGAAAAACTGAATTTCAAGAATGAAATAGGTTTTTGCTTCCTCATCTGTTTCATGGTGTTAACACTGCATAATGAGAGGCTAATGGAGTAGAGATGGCTCAACCGGAGGCTGGAAATGGAAATGAATTATcacctttttattattacagCCACGGGGTGGCAATTGGAAAGAAAGGTGCTAATTGATTTGCTGCGGACTTTAGTAGTTCCTCGTCTAGCGGGTTATGTATATTAATAACAAGCTCACAGTAGCGATACCATATCCTTTTGCTGGCCTTCAGTTTTCGTGTCAAAATATTTAGAGGAAACGCATGATAATGAACAAACTAATACAATTGAACCTACACCTGCACAGCCATCTTAGGCAATTGATTTCCTTGTTATCAAAATCCTGCTACTCGAGTAGGGAATGGCAagtccaaaaataaattaaaaaaagaaaaaaagagagaatggAAAGGGAATGgcatttcctttctttccatttataattaaatagagaaaataatacagGGAATAAAACAACAATATTATGGGAGGCGTTTGTTACAACACATTCATTGGTCTATGGGATTCAAAATCTAGATAGTCTCCATTTGCCTGCCCACTATATCCATACATATCAAAAAGTTTGTCGTCTGAAGGCATATTCCCGCCTTCTCGTCCTCTAAAACCTTCCATTGGTGAAGCCCAAGGAGCTGGTGTAGAAGGGTTGGAGCTAGAAGCCTCTTGGTTTAAACTTAAAGTAAAATTGCTTGGATTATGCGGAGAATTTCCAGCTGTCCTTCTATTGGAAGAAATGGCCGTTGTCAGAGAAATGGACGTGgattgctgctgctgctggtTCTTCATTGGCGACTTTGGCCGTAGAGCCTCTATTTCAGGGGTCGTAACGACAAGATGAGGTGCCTCAGGGGGAGGATTTCGTCCACCGCCTCCTTGCCAAACTTTCCCATCCTTGTCAGCAAAATTTCTAACATACGCCTGAGATTTACCAAATTTTATGTTAATCTATGGGCTCAAGAAATCAAGTTGAAGAGATTACAACATatcaatggaaaaaaaaaaatacaagatAAATTCAGTTTAATACAGAATACTGAAAGGCACTATTTACTGGCAAAACCAGCttcccaaaaaaaaaaagctattTCATTGTAACATTCAGAGCAGTAAAAATACAACATTTTGCTAAACTAGCAAGTTTGGAGATTCATGATACTTCAATATAAATGGATTAGTTTTCAATTGTTATGTTATTGCTACCTCATCAAACCAATGGAGTCTAAATTATCGTTGGTTTTTCAGATGTATAATCAGATGATGAGCTAAGCTgtataacaaatacaaatagCAATGATTCTAGCAGATATTGTACCTCAGCATTGAAATTTGACGAGGATAGTCCTTTACCAGCAGTCAACCAACCAGATCGAATATTGTGATCTTCACCAAAAAGCTCAAGCCTTCTACGGCCAAGGGAGAAGTGCTCAATTATACGATACATATCTTCAGGCTTTTGGGTTGAACCTGCAATTGGTTGGCATAAAACTCTCAAGTAAATGCTCAATTAGTCGGCAATTTAAAAGCCAGGAAAAAATATAGTAGGTGTGTTTGGAGTCTTATAAAGATAACGGTTATACAAATTTCTCAGTTCAATAGATGTCCATTATGTCTAAGGCACATGAGGTGACCTTGCTGATAGAACATAAGGAGAAGAGTAAAAGCTTGCCCTAAGATAGACCTTATTAAATTCTGATAACTGAACAATAAGGAGAAGTGAAACTGAAAGTTATCGACAATTGAACTTAGATCTAGGTcttcaaatataaaagaagagCAAACAAATCTTAAATGGATTAGTCCCACAAAAGCCAACAATTTCAATGTTGTAAAGAAGTAACTAACCATAAGGAGGTTCCTCAGCAATAATCACATCAGTGTCAATGTTAGCATGTATTATGTGACCATCAGTGCTGCGACGAACTGTTCCTTTTATACCCATCAAGCAATGTTCCTTCATTATAAGGAAAGATTTAGGGACAGAGtatattaagaaaatcaaaatccaaaagaaggcaaaaataaagggaaaaaTGTAGATATCTCATGCAGAAGCAGCACTATATTACTATATTACTAACCTTTGAATGCTGAAACAAAGTATGAGAATCATGCCGCAGCCCTGGAGTTGCATTACTTTTGTTGGTCTTCACCCAACATATATCCTCGCATCTACGAAACCCCCACTGGTGCGTTGaaagtcaaataaaattataaaatgcataaatcttgtaaaacatattaaaagtagaaaaaaCGAGAGAAACTACAATTTGTCCATTTTAGCTACAAAGGCTTAAGTGCCAAGTACCTTCTTTAAACATTGCCGACCTTGCTCGAGTCCCACACCATCACCCACCCAGAGGAAGATAAACGAAGGTGTATCTGCTATTGCCTGTAAATGAAAAGACCAAATGCTTAGCCAAGTCAAAATAAtgaagatatatttatattttacaagAGAAATATAGTATAGGGCTTCTAGCCCATCTCCAAAAAGCAAATATTGTGCATTTATTTCTCAGGATGCTGATGTAAATGATTCAGATTTTCCACAGCACTTTCAACAGTGTGCAAAATTGCTAGCAAGTTCAACTCACACAAGAATTTCAATCCAGAGGAAAAGCAATTATGAGGAAAAACATACCTCAATTTTGAGATTTAGTATATCTTCAAAAGTCCAATACTCCATATGATCAGCAACACCAGGAGCTCGATGAACATATTCCTCCCAAGGGGGATCCACCAGAATCACATCAAACTTGGTTCCAAAGAACTCAGGGGACAGCTCAAACTCATGAAGGTCACATTTCAAATACATAGGAGCAGAGGCAGATTTAGCCACAATCTCATCCTTTTTCTGTATAAGCTCCCTGAGCTTTGGATAATCCTCTACAACATTGGTAAGCTCTAGCTCCCTGATAAAATTTTGGGGCCGCATACCAGTATCTACAAAATTCTGCGAGTAATCATTCTGCTCTCCTCTTGAAGGTGCTTTACCAGGAGGTCCACTATTTCTAGGAGGAATCCAGCCCCCTGAAGTCTTATCAGAAGGCGTTCCTCGTCCTACTGGTCCTACAGGATTAAAACCAGGACCAGACATGTTTGGAGGCACTCCCCTTCCAGGTCCTGCCTGATTAAAAAACATAGCAGGGTTTGGAGGAGTCCCCATGCTAGGAGGAAATCTCGGGGCTGATGGTCCAGGAGGAACAGGAGAGAGAGCTGGTGGCATACCTAGCATATTCATCTCTACACCTCGAGCCCCAGGCCAAACCACTGGTGGAGAAAATGGTGGAAAGATGACACCTGGTGAAATTGGAGGGCCTGGAGCAGGTGACATACTGGGGCCAAGTGGCTGCATCGGACCAGGTGGTGGGACTCCAAGTGGCCCAAAAGGTGATCCCATTAAGGGCAATGGGACCTGCTGGTTGTCTCTGCCAGTAGGCCTACCCCTTCCTCCTCTTCCAACCCTACCCCCTTTTACTCCTTGTTGAGTTCTGGAAAAAGACCCTGGTTCCTGGTTCCCATACGGAGTCTGTGAACCACCACTGGAGCTTTGACCACCAGCACCACGACCAGACATAGCCCCTCTCTGTCCTCTTCCTTTCCCTGCCTGGTAGTCCATTTCATCCCTCCATGATGCACCATCATCATTATATCTTTCCTTTGAGTCCTCAATGGAACCATATATATCATGTCTTCTTACCCTTTCATCCCGCATATGCGACCACTCTTCAGCATTTGGCCCTAATTTACCATCAGATTGCTGACCATGCTCGGTTCTCCTGGAAAAGTTTGATCCAGACTCTGCTCGACCATAATCAAGAGGCTTGGTCTGGATCTCTATAACATCATAATTCTCATTTGAAATTCCAAAATTTGATGATGTTTTTACAGCTTCACCCCTGGTTCTTCCATGAGGCCTTTCATTGTCATTTCTCTCGCGACCATGTCTTGGCTCCCAATCTCTACTACGATCATAAACAATGTCATCGTTTGCCTCTCTATCATTGCTAGTAGACTGCCTTCTTTTCCAGCTATCTTTAGAACTTTCCCGATCTCTATTCCAGTCACTCCAGCTATCATCCCTGCCCTTTGATCTATCATCCCTATGGGCATCCTTTTCCAAATCCTTCCGCCTGATGTCTGAGCTTCTTTCATACTCCACTTCAGAGTACTGCGATTCTTGGTGGTGCCTTGCACTCCTCTCTGGGGTCCTGGACCTGTTAGAGCGCCCAGCCTCTCTTGCAGTTTTATCTCTTACCCATATACTTCCATCATCATCTGCAATGGAAGATCTTTCACGACTTTCACCAGCATCCCTACTAGTAGGAGTTCTCTGTTGTCTATGCTTCTCATTTTTCTCCCGAGCTGATCTGTCTTCACGAGTAATAGGACTACCCTTATCATCTTCCTCTACAGCTTCTGACCTGTTTTTACTCTTGTTCCTCTCTCCAtcaattcttttctcttctttattGTTCGATTTGACACCCTTCTCACTGTTTGAATCTAAGCCCCTGCTTTTACTGTCACTGGGTTCATTTTTTGCAGATGTACTTTTCTCTTTAGAATTCTCATATTTGGAATCAGATCCCTTTCCACTTCTTAGATCAGCCTTTTCATGATGAACTTCTTCAGATTTCTTGCCAGCATCTGAATCATCCCATCTCCTCCTAGAGGTCCTTACTGGATCTGTAGAACCATGAACCTTCTCTCGGCTGCTTTCTCTCCTATCTGAATACCTAGAATCTCTATCTTGTGCCTTTTCATGCTCTCCATCAAgggatttttcttctttgtttttacTTCCACTGCGGGAACCCTCATGGTCTGCTATctttgatgttattttctttctctcactCTCATCAGGACGACTATGCCCTTTACTTCCAGACTTTTCACCAGCCTGCCTATTCTCTAAGTCTCCGTCCTGGTACCAACTGCTTAACTTTTCCAAGCTACTTTCCTCttgttttttcttcaattgTTTCGAACGCAGctcttttcttgtttcataatcatcatcatcactacCAGCTTTGCTAGAGCCACCACCACCAGCTGACCTCTTACGACTCTCACCCCTGTCCCCACCAGAACTTCTTCTTCTCCCACTACCATCCAATCCTTCAGCATCTTCTCCATTGCTTGACTTTCTAGACTTGCTTGAGCGGTGCTTCGACCTCTTATCACTGCTCTCCCTTTCCTCATCATCTCCTGCCCTATCACTCCTCACATCCGAGCTATCCTCAGTATCTCGTTTTGCATAACTCCGACTATGGTCAGGTGAATCCATTTCAAGCAAAGGCCCTTGACGAATCAAACACCAATGAGTAAATGATTTATAACTCTGCAGCCCTGAAACCATATAGACAGGAATAagtgataaaattaaaaataagtatctcttagtcaaaaaaataaagtaatagaTCCATCATGTTtcatatactttttaaaacGTGAAATTCTTTCACAATGAAGTGATTTGAAATGGAAAACCACACAATATAAACATTAGTATCAAGATTGGATAGAGACATTTGAGATTCCACTAGAAGTGTCCCAATGTCAGCTACTTTCACTTgaccaaaagaaaacaacttaaTAAACTTCACTTCAGACAAAACAAATTTTGAATCAACCaagtaactttttttttttcttgttataTCACGAGTGCAAAAAGCGaggaaatatataattaggtAAAGTAATCAATTGTGCATAATGAAAGAAAGCACAAAATTCAACACACAAGATTGAAGCATAATAATTACTGAAATTCCAAATTATATTACAAAGCTATAATGTAACATTCTGCGATTCCATGTAGTTACATtaagaaccctaaacccctcTAATACGATAGAAGATGAGAAAGTGCGCTATCGTAATTTTaaagatagagaaagaaaggtACCTGGGAATTGCGATTTGTGAAGAATTTGATAGAGAAACGTTTATTTATACAGctaactctctctctctctctctctctctctctctttctctctctcaaatAGGGTTTTCAGTTTGTTGCAGAGTCCTGCACACACAACTAAAACCATAGAGAGCAGAACCGCTGCTgctaatttcaattttatttattaatattttccgcctatttgatttattttataacattattaattaatttgctcaataaaatatatctgGTTTGGGCTGAAGGTTCACGGGCCTCCTCATTTGTAAGCTTTAATTCGGCCCATCCAGGTACAGAAGTcttttcttctaaaaaaaaGGGTAGAGAAGTTTTTGCCAATTTTAGTTCACATTCTGAAgtaaaacctttttttttttttttctgtcaaCAGATATGTTTTAGATTCCATAATGGCTAAAACAGCCAGAATTACAAGGTGTAGCAAAGATTTGTTAGACAATTTTTATCGAACCAAATGACAAATTTCTAAATGGACTTTGTAAGCCAATTAATAATTGGCTACCCAATCATAATTTATtctaagaaatagaaaaataaatgtaaaattaacgCCTAAAAGTTACATATAGTCCAAAAGAATATAAGTTTTATCTatagattaaataataaattataatttctcataaatatttttttgtcttttcaaCATTAGAGATGCATCTTTTAGACCTTAAAATTGTTGctctttattgattttatataaatttttaaaaaatagagcTTCTCTACTGAGAGAGAAGAAAGAGGGGAtaacacaaaaatataataaaataagaagaagaaaaaaaaggttatTATTGTCTACTACCAGGCAGGCGGCTGcaaggaaaataaaaggatttataataaaataggtaATATTGAGGGTTATCACGATCAAGCAGGTCGTTTACACTCGGTacgaaaatttaaatttaaatgattaTGTTATGTACGATAATTCGATTGGCAACTTTACTTATCATAGTCATTTTTAGCACAGACACATGATGCAATAATCACGAACGGCCACGCAAGCAAGGATCTCATTAATAGTGTATAGAGACATCACCAATCTCTCACATCCTAATTACATATAAAGAGTGCACATGATGAAATCAATGTTTATTATTAAGATTTCTGTTTTCATATTAATGAAACAGAAACCAACTCAGTACGAATTACAGCAAACAAATCCATGGCAGAACTCCATAAATGAAGCATAAATATTCAGCATTTCTCCTAATTAACACtcctttgatttaatttaataccaAAAGGACCTTCTTGATATATATAAGAGATAGGTGAATGATACATAAAAtgattattatcttttaaaccTCCAAAAGGAAGTCCTTATCTTTCTCCAACCTCTCCATAACTCCAGCTTCCAAACTGATCTCAACATCAATGCTTCTACCTCCACTCTTCCCTTGATACAAATACACCATTCCGTCAAACCTATTATTGCATCCGCTCCTCACACTCTCTGGTTTGCCCCACCCAAAATCCACATCATAAACCGGAAACCTTGGGGAGCTACCCACAGCAACGCAATTCACTCCGGCATCCTTAAATTGGAATATCTTTGGTGCGCTTTCCCATTCTTTGTTACGTTCGTTGATAGCTTTCGCATCGTGTGCTTCTATAGCCTTTTGTATCACAGCCGCACCAAACTCCGGTGGGTTCATTGTCAATAACCCTACTGCTGTTGCCGTAAATATGGCCTGGATTAGGTTGCCGAAGTAACTTTCAGGCATGGGTGGGTCAACTCTTTTCCTGCAATCGGCGAAGACGGTGAAGACTGTGTAGTCTTCAGGTTTGAGTTCACGTGCATGGGTTACGTGACGCCAGATATGGACTGCCAGTGACTGAAAAGTGGAGAATGGTTTTGAACCGTCTAATGGAGGGTTGGCGTTGACTTTTGACTTGATCATATCAATAGCAGCTTCGGAGAATTTGAAGACTTTTTCTCTTAGCTGTGGGACCGGCCTGGCATCAGCTTCCGAAGATGCATCGAGTGGGTCCGGGGGCAGTGTGACGTCGAGTTTCACGCGAGTGTCACGAGCTTTTGTGCGTTGGAGGAACGGTGAAACGGAGATTGAAGTAGCGCCGTTGCAAATCTCAGCCCAAGAGCTCATGAAATGCCACGTGGAAGTACCATCTAAAATCGCATGGTTGAACGCGCACCCCATTACGACTCCGTCTTTGAGCTTGGTTAGCTGCCAGGATAAGCGTTATACGACTTAATTGGACTTCAAAAAAAATCATGGATCAAtagttgaattaattaaagattGATAAGCATAGAGCTTACAATTTAtagggtttcttttttctaggTGATGCTACCATTTATTACAAGGCAGGACAACGGCAGAACATTTTAActattgaattgaatgtagCATTCAAACAAGTAGCAACTAGTGGTAAAGCCCATTAATCTGGTCACTTACTATATTTCCAATTTCAAGGGTTTTTCaagaattcaaataaaacaaataagatcttgtattataaaatagtaagtTTCTTTAATCGTTATGATAATCAAACTAAATGAATATAACTTGCAATTCAATAAGTTGGATCACAATGGTAGGTACTAATTTACAAAATCATTCTAGGCACATAACTTGTAGGGGCAAATTAAGTGTCAAGGTgaataaaaacatttatttGACAGAAACAACTGCCATGGGTCGTTAGTTGCAAAAATCCATGAAAGTTCAAAATGAGTCTAAAACTATGATATTTTACTAAACGTACAGCATTCAGATCCATGACAACTCTAAGATTAAGGAAAAACATCAGGAAGGAGGATTCCATTTTCAATCACGTCGCAGTCAAGAGTGACAATGCCTCCAGAAACACCGCAGCTAAAATCAATtctaagaatattaaatagaattaatttaataaataaatattaaatataaataaaataaatagaattaaattaataagaattaataaattaatagaaaataaatagaaaatctCAACAACACATGCATAGCTACATATACATGAGCAGAGTTAGAAGTTAATACCTGCACTGCCAACAATGGCCTGTGGAGACCTTCTAAGTTCAAGATCCCATTGTAAGGGATCAACTCTTTAAAAGAAGTGGTGCCTTCCTCAACAGTTAGATCATCCAAACTGATCCCTTCAGCAGTGGCTTCTACTATCTCCACACCTTCCATATCATCATCGTATTCGACCCTAAAAACCCCATCTTCATCTTTTCCAAGTTTTCCAGCTAGTTGATGGAAATCTTCCAAAACCACCCCCAGGCCATCTTTTAGCTTTCCCACTATGTCTTCAAAGCCATGATCAGCACTCCCTTTGTATAGCAACAACTTCTGGTTGTAGTAAAAGGCTAGATATGGGAGATCAAAGGTGACCAATTGGTATTCTCTTCTTCCTAGTTTCTTATTGGGCTTGACATGAGTCTTCCCTGTGATATTCACCTTAAGggtttcttcttccttcttcttattGTCTGCTTGAGAGGCCATTCTGCAATGCTGAATGTGAGCCAAGAACTTAAAGTTTGAAAgagcaagaaacaaaagaagtatCAAGAGCAGTATCAGTGGTGTGGTGTTGAAAGGTAGAGAGAGACTTAAGGTGCACTTATAGAATTAGTTTTTCGACGTTAGTTGGGAATGCATTTATGGAATTCATGAAAGCGGTTGTGACCCATTAATGTATATCTCTGCTCATAGTCTGTCTTGGTAAAGGATAGGAGCCGATGAGTTGAAAAGATTCCTCTACCTCACAACGTTGCTGGCCAAAGTAAATGCAAATACAAATCGCCTTCAATTTTGTTGATGGTGTAGCTAGCTCGAGCATAATTTGTTAAAgtcaaagaaaattaatgcatctttcttaaactttttaatataagtaaTTATCTTATATCTTgtcatttcttttcattacTCTAAAAACAATTAGCTCCATGCATATATGAGTTCAACCAATTTTATGcggataataaaataattaacgtTTGCATATGATTTAGAAGGaacaattcaataaaaacaaaaatattgaaatttataagGGAATACACCAATGTGTATTGCAACtaagtttgaaatttttttttattgaaaactTAAAACCATTGATGAAATcgaaatatttctttaaacttaactaagattttgaattcgaacattaaatgtttataattatattttcggaaatagtattttataaaatcttgtCCGGCATGGTATTTTAACACATGCTCAACTTAAGAACCGCCTCCTCCTTAAATTTTCTCCATTTCACGTAAATATTCTCCTCCCCTTTGGTTCACTTTGATATAACCAACTCTTAAAAACTCGCCACTTTCTTCAACAaattcctctcttcttttaaaCACTTTCTCCATGATGAATGGTGAACTCAGTAACTAACTCttcccaaaaaaaaaattgtaccGGACGATGGGCCAGAAAGtgaatattgtatttttatagatttaggCTCCATTGGGTCTGGTATTTATTGTATCTGGgctcaaatttattttaagttgtaaataattatataaataaatattaaatccgTTTTTAGGATCATAAAGTCTGAAATTCGAacctcaaagaaaaaaaggaaaagaagagagaagtGGGTTCCAGCAATTGCACATTTATGTGTATCATGATCCACATGGACCAGAAGCAGTTCATGTTTCATTGTGGCCTTATAATGATATCTCACCTAAGTCTTATAATGAAACCGGTGTTGGTCTCGAACAATtgatttactattattattattatttaccaAATATAAAGTTTATGCT
This window harbors:
- the LOC8277119 gene encoding N6-adenosine-methyltransferase non-catalytic subunit MTB, which gives rise to MDSPDHSRSYAKRDTEDSSDVRSDRAGDDEERESSDKRSKHRSSKSRKSSNGEDAEGLDGSGRRRSSGGDRGESRKRSAGGGGSSKAGSDDDDYETRKELRSKQLKKKQEESSLEKLSSWYQDGDLENRQAGEKSGSKGHSRPDESERKKITSKIADHEGSRSGSKNKEEKSLDGEHEKAQDRDSRYSDRRESSREKVHGSTDPVRTSRRRWDDSDAGKKSEEVHHEKADLRSGKGSDSKYENSKEKSTSAKNEPSDSKSRGLDSNSEKGVKSNNKEEKRIDGERNKSKNRSEAVEEDDKGSPITREDRSAREKNEKHRQQRTPTSRDAGESRERSSIADDDGSIWVRDKTAREAGRSNRSRTPERSARHHQESQYSEVEYERSSDIRRKDLEKDAHRDDRSKGRDDSWSDWNRDRESSKDSWKRRQSTSNDREANDDIVYDRSRDWEPRHGRERNDNERPHGRTRGEAVKTSSNFGISNENYDVIEIQTKPLDYGRAESGSNFSRRTEHGQQSDGKLGPNAEEWSHMRDERVRRHDIYGSIEDSKERYNDDGASWRDEMDYQAGKGRGQRGAMSGRGAGGQSSSGGSQTPYGNQEPGSFSRTQQGVKGGRVGRGGRGRPTGRDNQQVPLPLMGSPFGPLGVPPPGPMQPLGPSMSPAPGPPISPGVIFPPFSPPVVWPGARGVEMNMLGMPPALSPVPPGPSAPRFPPSMGTPPNPAMFFNQAGPGRGVPPNMSGPGFNPVGPVGRGTPSDKTSGGWIPPRNSGPPGKAPSRGEQNDYSQNFVDTGMRPQNFIRELELTNVVEDYPKLRELIQKKDEIVAKSASAPMYLKCDLHEFELSPEFFGTKFDVILVDPPWEEYVHRAPGVADHMEYWTFEDILNLKIEAIADTPSFIFLWVGDGVGLEQGRQCLKKWGFRRCEDICWVKTNKSNATPGLRHDSHTLFQHSKEHCLMGIKGTVRRSTDGHIIHANIDTDVIIAEEPPYGSTQKPEDMYRIIEHFSLGRRRLELFGEDHNIRSGWLTAGKGLSSSNFNAEAYVRNFADKDGKVWQGGGGRNPPPEAPHLVVTTPEIEALRPKSPMKNQQQQQSTSISLTTAISSNRRTAGNSPHNPSNFTLSLNQEASSSNPSTPAPWASPMEGFRGREGGNMPSDDKLFDMYGYSGQANGDYLDFESHRPMNVL
- the LOC8277118 gene encoding BAHD acyltransferase DCR, which produces MASQADNKKKEEETLKVNITGKTHVKPNKKLGRREYQLVTFDLPYLAFYYNQKLLLYKGSADHGFEDIVGKLKDGLGVVLEDFHQLAGKLGKDEDGVFRVEYDDDMEGVEIVEATAEGISLDDLTVEEGTTSFKELIPYNGILNLEGLHRPLLAVQLTKLKDGVVMGCAFNHAILDGTSTWHFMSSWAEICNGATSISVSPFLQRTKARDTRVKLDVTLPPDPLDASSEADARPVPQLREKVFKFSEAAIDMIKSKVNANPPLDGSKPFSTFQSLAVHIWRHVTHARELKPEDYTVFTVFADCRKRVDPPMPESYFGNLIQAIFTATAVGLLTMNPPEFGAAVIQKAIEAHDAKAINERNKEWESAPKIFQFKDAGVNCVAVGSSPRFPVYDVDFGWGKPESVRSGCNNRFDGMVYLYQGKSGGRSIDVEISLEAGVMERLEKDKDFLLEV